A part of Oncorhynchus masou masou isolate Uvic2021 chromosome 21, UVic_Omas_1.1, whole genome shotgun sequence genomic DNA contains:
- the LOC135508219 gene encoding ribosomal protein S6 kinase delta-1-like isoform X3, with protein sequence MCKVVGIIDKVLIVQSLITKENFVVKSLPKSSWESRGQPTIIPQGVPFMVKLLRYYVSEDAVYLHLEHVQGGKLFSKLHKVRNDRAKEHPECSSPSQHRIKLKNSYTSPTISSDYQQNDRGGTEKTSLLETENEESSDTDSPAFWLEAQHRLESCRTHSYCEETGCLQNNSRSAAPHTPATQPSLSRSDTRPHIHPAGLSQCLHSKTQDKPALCGHPCIDQAPDVTSEPSSKATGTEKIKSSLNFNIVWKADLTRNCESPAPYAGTCTDSDIAAGKSVPQTTQTSSGGTGSTVNFKNPTISLYSQKSYVPNTLQLPLHNQSQVSERATLTSNGSHRDSVSGRELENTVSMVTDTHQGRGKEKVNHHIEESMVNSVTRDTETPQPGRAVCPSIVDKLKLMRTSSGNSHPPSVPHCHSTGTQLGTQPGTSLALTGVKYQVGPPGREPGEEVEEGWELLSPVSKDLPREKGSLCYPNTPDHTGASPQCRKGDMDAFLKSEESDGQDEDQIIEVDGWCHLPKFPAKASRGRDRARQSSWGLPEAEVRLLGAQILLALESLHQQGVVCRDLNPKNILLTSNGKVCLTFFGQWSEVQSEINSKAMDQMYCAPEIGGVSKITEACDWWSLGALLIELLTGMPLWQFHPAGVHSHTQLLIPEQLSTAAASLLTELLQFDAGYRLGSGGGGVSDIKCHPFFNGVSWKALSS encoded by the exons ATGTGTAAAGTGGTGGGGATCATCGATAAG GTCTTGATTGTCCAAAGCCTGATTACCAAGGAGAACTTTGTTGTTAAA AGCCTGCCCAAGTCGAGCTGGGAGAGCCGGGGCCAGCCCACTATCATCCCCCAGGGCGTCCCCTTCATGGTGAAGCTGCTGAGGTACTATGTCAGTGAGGATGCTGTGTACCTGCATCTGGAGCATGTTCAAG GTGGGAAGCTTTTCTCTAAACTTCACAAGGTCAGGAACGACCGAGCCAAAGAGCACCCAGAATGCTCCAGTCCCAGCCAGCACAGGATCAAACTGAAGAACAGCTACACCTCACCTACCATCAGCTCAGACTACCAGCAGAATGACAGAGGGGGCACAGAGAAAACCTCTCTCCTGGAGACGGAGAATGAGGAGAGTTCAGACACAGACTCCCCGGCATTCTGGCTCGAGGCTCAGCATCGTCTAGAAAGCTGTAGGACCCACTCCTACTGCGAGGAGACAGGCTGCCTGCAGAACAACTCCAGGTCTGCAGCGCCACACACTCCGGCGACACAGCCCTCCTTATCTAGGTCAGACACCAGGCCCCATATCCATCCAGCAGGACTCAGTCAGTGTTTGCACTCTAAAACTCAGGACAAACCTGCTCTCTGTGGTCATCCGTGTATCGATCAGGCCCCTGATGTCACCTCTGAGCCCTCAAGCAAGGCCACTGGAACAGAAAAAATAAAATCCAGTTTGAATTTCAACATTGTGTGGAAGGCTGATCTGACTCGTAACTGTGAAAGTCCAGCCCCCTATGCAGGGACTTGTACTGACTCAGATATAGCTGCAGGTAAATCTGTACCTCAAACAACTCAGACCTCTTCTGGTGGTACAGGGTCAACAGTGAACTTCAAGAATCCTACTATCAGTTTATATTCACAGAAAAGTTACGTTCCCAATACATTGCAATTACCCCTCCATAATCAAAGTCAGGTTAGTGAGAGAGCAACTTTGACCTCCAATGGCTCTCACCGAGACAGTGTTTCAGGTAGAGAACTTGAGAACACTGTGAGCAtggtgacagacacacaccagggtagagggaaggagaaggtAAACCATCACATTGAGGAGAGCATGGTGAATTCAGTAACCAGGGACACAGAGACTCCCCAGCCTGGCAGAGCTGTGTGTCCCTCTATAGTAGACAAGCTTAAGCTCATGAGGACATCCTCAGGGAACTCTCACCccccctcagtccctcactgtcaCAGTACTGGGACACAGCtgggtacccagccaggcacttCTCTGGCCCTCACAGGAGTGAAGTATCAGGTGGGGCCTCctggcagagagccaggggaggaggtggaggagggctgGGAGCTGCTGAGCCCTGTGAGTAAGGACCTCCCCCGAGAGAAAGGATCACTATGTTACCCCAACACCCCTGACCACACAGGGGCCTCCCCACAGTGCCGGAAGGGGGACATGGATGCTTTCCTGAAGTCAGAGGAATCGGATGGACAGGATGAGGATCAAATCATTGAGGTGGATGGCTGGTGCCACCTACCCAAGTTCCCAGCCAAGGCCtccagagggagagacagggccagGCAAAGTAGCTGGGGGCTGCCTGAGGCAGAGGTGCGTCTGTTGGGGGCTCAGATTCTCCTGGCCCTGGAAAGTCTTCACCAGCAAGGTGTGGTGTGCCGAGACCTCAACCCAAAGAATATCCTGCTCACGAGTAATG GAAAGGTCTGCCTGACATTCTTTGGCCAGTGGAGTGAAGTTCAGTCAGAAATCAACTCTAAAGCTATGGACCAGATGTACTGTGCCCCAG AGATTGGAGGTGTGTCCAAAATCACAGAGGCTTGTGACTGGTGGAGTCTGGGGGCATTGCTGATTGAACTTCTTACT
- the LOC135508219 gene encoding ribosomal protein S6 kinase delta-1-like isoform X1, with the protein MAKRDYLVEAAKQIRMALDREVSEDYEAAFSYYKNGVDLLLNGVQVDPNKERREAVKRKTTQYLKRAEEIFISHLQDNLGKGNSHLGGYSSLRFRPIRHLSSPVEDLEMCKVVGIIDKVLIVQSLITKENFVVKSLPKSSWESRGQPTIIPQGVPFMVKLLRYYVSEDAVYLHLEHVQGGKLFSKLHKVRNDRAKEHPECSSPSQHRIKLKNSYTSPTISSDYQQNDRGGTEKTSLLETENEESSDTDSPAFWLEAQHRLESCRTHSYCEETGCLQNNSRSAAPHTPATQPSLSRSDTRPHIHPAGLSQCLHSKTQDKPALCGHPCIDQAPDVTSEPSSKATGTEKIKSSLNFNIVWKADLTRNCESPAPYAGTCTDSDIAAGKSVPQTTQTSSGGTGSTVNFKNPTISLYSQKSYVPNTLQLPLHNQSQVSERATLTSNGSHRDSVSGRELENTVSMVTDTHQGRGKEKVNHHIEESMVNSVTRDTETPQPGRAVCPSIVDKLKLMRTSSGNSHPPSVPHCHSTGTQLGTQPGTSLALTGVKYQVGPPGREPGEEVEEGWELLSPVSKDLPREKGSLCYPNTPDHTGASPQCRKGDMDAFLKSEESDGQDEDQIIEVDGWCHLPKFPAKASRGRDRARQSSWGLPEAEVRLLGAQILLALESLHQQGVVCRDLNPKNILLTSNGKVCLTFFGQWSEVQSEINSKAMDQMYCAPEIGGVSKITEACDWWSLGALLIELLTGMPLWQFHPAGVHSHTQLLIPEQLSTAAASLLTELLQFDAGYRLGSGGGGVSDIKCHPFFNGVSWKALSS; encoded by the exons ATGGCCAAGAGAGACTACCTGGTGGAGGCAGCCAAGCAGATCCGCATGGCTCTGGACAGGGAGGTCAGTGAAGACTATGAGGCTGCCTTCAGCTACTACAAGAACGGGGTTGACCTGCTGCTCAATGGAGTTCAAG TGGACCCTAACAAGGAGCGCCGGGAGGCAGTGAAGAGGAAGACTACTCAGTATCTGAAGAGGGCCGAGGAAATCTTTATCTCCCACCTGCAGGACAACCTGGGAAAGGGGAACTCTCACTTAGGG GGTTACAGTAGTCTGAGATTCCGGCCAATCAGACACCTGAGCTCCCCAGTGGAGGATCTGGAGATGTGTAAAGTGGTGGGGATCATCGATAAG GTCTTGATTGTCCAAAGCCTGATTACCAAGGAGAACTTTGTTGTTAAA AGCCTGCCCAAGTCGAGCTGGGAGAGCCGGGGCCAGCCCACTATCATCCCCCAGGGCGTCCCCTTCATGGTGAAGCTGCTGAGGTACTATGTCAGTGAGGATGCTGTGTACCTGCATCTGGAGCATGTTCAAG GTGGGAAGCTTTTCTCTAAACTTCACAAGGTCAGGAACGACCGAGCCAAAGAGCACCCAGAATGCTCCAGTCCCAGCCAGCACAGGATCAAACTGAAGAACAGCTACACCTCACCTACCATCAGCTCAGACTACCAGCAGAATGACAGAGGGGGCACAGAGAAAACCTCTCTCCTGGAGACGGAGAATGAGGAGAGTTCAGACACAGACTCCCCGGCATTCTGGCTCGAGGCTCAGCATCGTCTAGAAAGCTGTAGGACCCACTCCTACTGCGAGGAGACAGGCTGCCTGCAGAACAACTCCAGGTCTGCAGCGCCACACACTCCGGCGACACAGCCCTCCTTATCTAGGTCAGACACCAGGCCCCATATCCATCCAGCAGGACTCAGTCAGTGTTTGCACTCTAAAACTCAGGACAAACCTGCTCTCTGTGGTCATCCGTGTATCGATCAGGCCCCTGATGTCACCTCTGAGCCCTCAAGCAAGGCCACTGGAACAGAAAAAATAAAATCCAGTTTGAATTTCAACATTGTGTGGAAGGCTGATCTGACTCGTAACTGTGAAAGTCCAGCCCCCTATGCAGGGACTTGTACTGACTCAGATATAGCTGCAGGTAAATCTGTACCTCAAACAACTCAGACCTCTTCTGGTGGTACAGGGTCAACAGTGAACTTCAAGAATCCTACTATCAGTTTATATTCACAGAAAAGTTACGTTCCCAATACATTGCAATTACCCCTCCATAATCAAAGTCAGGTTAGTGAGAGAGCAACTTTGACCTCCAATGGCTCTCACCGAGACAGTGTTTCAGGTAGAGAACTTGAGAACACTGTGAGCAtggtgacagacacacaccagggtagagggaaggagaaggtAAACCATCACATTGAGGAGAGCATGGTGAATTCAGTAACCAGGGACACAGAGACTCCCCAGCCTGGCAGAGCTGTGTGTCCCTCTATAGTAGACAAGCTTAAGCTCATGAGGACATCCTCAGGGAACTCTCACCccccctcagtccctcactgtcaCAGTACTGGGACACAGCtgggtacccagccaggcacttCTCTGGCCCTCACAGGAGTGAAGTATCAGGTGGGGCCTCctggcagagagccaggggaggaggtggaggagggctgGGAGCTGCTGAGCCCTGTGAGTAAGGACCTCCCCCGAGAGAAAGGATCACTATGTTACCCCAACACCCCTGACCACACAGGGGCCTCCCCACAGTGCCGGAAGGGGGACATGGATGCTTTCCTGAAGTCAGAGGAATCGGATGGACAGGATGAGGATCAAATCATTGAGGTGGATGGCTGGTGCCACCTACCCAAGTTCCCAGCCAAGGCCtccagagggagagacagggccagGCAAAGTAGCTGGGGGCTGCCTGAGGCAGAGGTGCGTCTGTTGGGGGCTCAGATTCTCCTGGCCCTGGAAAGTCTTCACCAGCAAGGTGTGGTGTGCCGAGACCTCAACCCAAAGAATATCCTGCTCACGAGTAATG GAAAGGTCTGCCTGACATTCTTTGGCCAGTGGAGTGAAGTTCAGTCAGAAATCAACTCTAAAGCTATGGACCAGATGTACTGTGCCCCAG AGATTGGAGGTGTGTCCAAAATCACAGAGGCTTGTGACTGGTGGAGTCTGGGGGCATTGCTGATTGAACTTCTTACT
- the LOC135507391 gene encoding LOW QUALITY PROTEIN: leucine-rich repeat-containing protein 74A (The sequence of the model RefSeq protein was modified relative to this genomic sequence to represent the inferred CDS: substituted 1 base at 1 genomic stop codon) translates to MSSVLSLESLCLADNDSPSSAEDLDLEDKWDTDLEVDEVKKTSKDTSTAEIYLQACKLVGVVPVSYFLRNLGTSTMNLNHHGLGPPGGKALAIALVTDMHITNLELADNYLLAEGARYLLEMLKANFTIQHLDLSNNHLQSEGAECITKMLLDNISIKSIKLSGNGFIEDDAKSFADALASNYRVKELDLSHNQFCGRGGEHLGQMLANNEALEVLDLSWNHLRMKGAVAFCAGLKVNVTLKHLDLSWNGFGNEGALALGEALKFNNTLVYLDLNNNRITNEGVGMLCKGLEANDTLRALMLAYNSLTVEGALALVTVVKNTPKTALEEINISNVLVNENFVQLLDLTCQEHPSLEVQYAGVGGFIAKKPPKRLDPMKVIQDYLDERKLRLWDFFRKIDKDGTMRVPVADFRKAVQQSNIPLDRYQIEELIQRLDRERTGMVDYRGLADTRKQMMRDHRRQLRKVESRQKKEKQKSERILKTFQSAVEANTPRSSMVMSPGGTKEDSSGPQHFSATPLSSWHHIVMSNSSRYSVTNLSSEHIHLPMLGGSTHQRPTSSPTMRSYSQPNLMDDSQRXPQSKPSSAQGMLSESTPDVDHTKLSPTANHLTRSSPALNSKQPDTKTKITKVKKKKKRVDKTPHEQNQTQSSK, encoded by the exons ATGTCGTCTGTCCTATCTCTCGAGTCCCTCTGCCTAGCAGATAATGACAGTCCATCCTCTGCAGAAGACCTAGACCTGGAGGATAAGTGGGATACAGACCTGGAGGTTGATG AGGTGAAAAAGACCAGTAAAGACACATCGACTGCTGAGATATACCTGCAGGCCTGCAAGCTGGTCGGGGTGGTTCCTGTCTCCTACTTCCTCCGGAACCTAGGCACCTCCACCATGAACCTCAACCACCATGGCCTGGGACCTCCAGGGGGCAAGGCACTAGCCATCGCCCTGGTG ACTGACATGCACATCACCAACCTGGAGTTGGCAGACAACTACCTGCTGGCTGAGGGAGCCAGATACCTTCTAGAGATGTTAAAGGCAAATTTCACCATTCAGCATCTG GATTTGTCCAACAATCACCTACAGTCTGAAGGGGCTGAGTGCATTACAAAAATGTTGCTCGATAACATTTCCATCAAATCCATCAAACTTTCAG GGAATGGATTCATAGAGGACGATGCTAAAAGTTTTGCAGATGCCCTGGCA AGCAACTATAGAGTGAAGGAGCTGGACTTGAGCCACAATCAGTTCTGTGGGAGAGGTGGGGAGCATCTGGGTCAGATGTTAG CAAACAATGAAGCTCTGGAGGTACTAGACTTGAGCTGGAACCATCTGAGAATGAAAGGAGCTGTGGCTTTCTGTGCCGGCCTCAAG GTGAATGTGACCCTGAAACACCTGGACCTGTCCTGGAATGGCTTTGGGAATGAGGGGGCCTTGGCTTTAGGAGAGGCACTGAAATTCAACAACACTCTGGTGTACCTGGACCTCAACAACAACCGCATCACCAACGAGGGGGTGGGCATGCTGTGCAAGGGGCTGGAGGCCAACGACACTCTCAGAGCACTGATG CTGGCTTATAACTCTCTGACAGTGGAGGGGGCGCTGGCTCTTGTTACTGTGGTCAAGAACACCCCCAAaactgctctggaggagatcaACATATCT aatGTGTTGGTGAATGAGAACTTTGTGCAGCTGCTGGATCTGACATGCCAGGAGCATCCCTCTCTAGAGGTGCAGTATGCAGGGGTTGGGGGCTTTATTGCTAAGAAACCACCCAAACGCCTTGACCCAATGAAAGTAATCCAG GATTATCTGGATGAACGGAAGCTGCGTCTTTGGGACTTCTTTCGGAAAATCGATAAAGATGGGACAATGCGAGTGCCTGTGGCAGACTTCAGGAAGGCTGTGCAG CAATCCAACATCCCCTTGGATCGATACCAGATTGAGGAATTGATTCAGAGACTGGATCGTGAAAGGACAGGGATGGTAGACTACAG GGGCCTGGCCGACACCAGGAAGCAGATGATGCGGGACCACCGGCGGCAGCTGCGTAAGGTGGAGTCCCGTCAGAAGAAAGAGAAGCAGAAGAGCGAGCGCATCCTGAAGACCTTCCAGAGCGCCGTGGAGGCCAACACCCCCCGCAGCTCCATGGTTATGTCCCCAGGGGGCACAAAGGAGGACTCCAGTGGCCCCCAGCACTTCTCTGCCACCCCACTCAGCTCCTGGCACCACATTGTCATGTCCAACAGCAGCCGCTACTCTGTCACAAACCTGAGTAGTGAGCACATCCACCTCCCCATGCTAGGGGGCAGCACCCACCAACGGCCCACCAGTTCCCCCACCATGCGTTCCTACTCCCAGCCCAACCTGATGGATGACTCCCAACGATAGCCCCAATCCAAACCCTCCTCGGCCCAGGGGATGCTCTCTGAATCCACCCCTGATGTTGACCACACCAAGCTGAGCCCCACTGCCAACCACCTGACCAGGTCCAGTCCAGCACTGAACTCCAAGCAGCCAGACACTAAAACCAAAATCACCAaagtgaagaaaaaaaagaaacgcGTGGATAAAACTCCACATGAACAGAATCAAACACAATCATCAAAGTGA
- the LOC135508219 gene encoding ribosomal protein S6 kinase delta-1-like isoform X2 produces the protein MAKRDYLVEAAKQIRMALDREVSEDYEAAFSYYKNGVDLLLNGVQVDPNKERREAVKRKTTQYLKRAEEIFISHLQDNLGKGNSHLGGYSSLRFRPIRHLSSPVEDLEMCKVVGIIDKVLIVQSLITKENFVVKSLPKSSWESRGQPTIIPQGVPFMVKLLRYYVSEDAVYLHLEHVQGGKLFSKLHKVRNDRAKEHPECSSPSQHRIKLKNSYTSPTISSDYQQNDRGGTEKTSLLETENEESSDTDSPAFWLEAQHRLESCRTHSYCEETGCLQNNSRSAAPHTPATQPSLSRSDTRPHIHPAGLSQCLHSKTQDKPALCGHPCIDQAPDVTSEPSSKATGTEKIKSSLNFNIVWKADLTRNCESPAPYAGTCTDSDIAAGKSVPQTTQTSSGGTGSTVNFKNPTISLYSQKSYVPNTLQLPLHNQSQVSERATLTSNGSHRDSVSGRELENTVSMVTDTHQGRGKEKVNHHIEESMVNSVTRDTETPQPGRAVCPSIVDKLKLMRTSSGNSHPPSVPHCHSTGTQLGTQPGTSLALTGVKYQVGPPGREPGEEVEEGWELLSPVSKDLPREKGSLCYPNTPDHTGASPQCRKGDMDAFLKSEESDGQDEDQIIEVDGWCHLPKFPAKASRGRDRARQSSWGLPEAEVRLLGAQILLALESLHQQGVVCRDLNPKNILLTSNAPVAVPPSRGAFSHPAPDPRAAEYCSRLPAH, from the exons ATGGCCAAGAGAGACTACCTGGTGGAGGCAGCCAAGCAGATCCGCATGGCTCTGGACAGGGAGGTCAGTGAAGACTATGAGGCTGCCTTCAGCTACTACAAGAACGGGGTTGACCTGCTGCTCAATGGAGTTCAAG TGGACCCTAACAAGGAGCGCCGGGAGGCAGTGAAGAGGAAGACTACTCAGTATCTGAAGAGGGCCGAGGAAATCTTTATCTCCCACCTGCAGGACAACCTGGGAAAGGGGAACTCTCACTTAGGG GGTTACAGTAGTCTGAGATTCCGGCCAATCAGACACCTGAGCTCCCCAGTGGAGGATCTGGAGATGTGTAAAGTGGTGGGGATCATCGATAAG GTCTTGATTGTCCAAAGCCTGATTACCAAGGAGAACTTTGTTGTTAAA AGCCTGCCCAAGTCGAGCTGGGAGAGCCGGGGCCAGCCCACTATCATCCCCCAGGGCGTCCCCTTCATGGTGAAGCTGCTGAGGTACTATGTCAGTGAGGATGCTGTGTACCTGCATCTGGAGCATGTTCAAG GTGGGAAGCTTTTCTCTAAACTTCACAAGGTCAGGAACGACCGAGCCAAAGAGCACCCAGAATGCTCCAGTCCCAGCCAGCACAGGATCAAACTGAAGAACAGCTACACCTCACCTACCATCAGCTCAGACTACCAGCAGAATGACAGAGGGGGCACAGAGAAAACCTCTCTCCTGGAGACGGAGAATGAGGAGAGTTCAGACACAGACTCCCCGGCATTCTGGCTCGAGGCTCAGCATCGTCTAGAAAGCTGTAGGACCCACTCCTACTGCGAGGAGACAGGCTGCCTGCAGAACAACTCCAGGTCTGCAGCGCCACACACTCCGGCGACACAGCCCTCCTTATCTAGGTCAGACACCAGGCCCCATATCCATCCAGCAGGACTCAGTCAGTGTTTGCACTCTAAAACTCAGGACAAACCTGCTCTCTGTGGTCATCCGTGTATCGATCAGGCCCCTGATGTCACCTCTGAGCCCTCAAGCAAGGCCACTGGAACAGAAAAAATAAAATCCAGTTTGAATTTCAACATTGTGTGGAAGGCTGATCTGACTCGTAACTGTGAAAGTCCAGCCCCCTATGCAGGGACTTGTACTGACTCAGATATAGCTGCAGGTAAATCTGTACCTCAAACAACTCAGACCTCTTCTGGTGGTACAGGGTCAACAGTGAACTTCAAGAATCCTACTATCAGTTTATATTCACAGAAAAGTTACGTTCCCAATACATTGCAATTACCCCTCCATAATCAAAGTCAGGTTAGTGAGAGAGCAACTTTGACCTCCAATGGCTCTCACCGAGACAGTGTTTCAGGTAGAGAACTTGAGAACACTGTGAGCAtggtgacagacacacaccagggtagagggaaggagaaggtAAACCATCACATTGAGGAGAGCATGGTGAATTCAGTAACCAGGGACACAGAGACTCCCCAGCCTGGCAGAGCTGTGTGTCCCTCTATAGTAGACAAGCTTAAGCTCATGAGGACATCCTCAGGGAACTCTCACCccccctcagtccctcactgtcaCAGTACTGGGACACAGCtgggtacccagccaggcacttCTCTGGCCCTCACAGGAGTGAAGTATCAGGTGGGGCCTCctggcagagagccaggggaggaggtggaggagggctgGGAGCTGCTGAGCCCTGTGAGTAAGGACCTCCCCCGAGAGAAAGGATCACTATGTTACCCCAACACCCCTGACCACACAGGGGCCTCCCCACAGTGCCGGAAGGGGGACATGGATGCTTTCCTGAAGTCAGAGGAATCGGATGGACAGGATGAGGATCAAATCATTGAGGTGGATGGCTGGTGCCACCTACCCAAGTTCCCAGCCAAGGCCtccagagggagagacagggccagGCAAAGTAGCTGGGGGCTGCCTGAGGCAGAGGTGCGTCTGTTGGGGGCTCAGATTCTCCTGGCCCTGGAAAGTCTTCACCAGCAAGGTGTGGTGTGCCGAGACCTCAACCCAAAGAATATCCTGCTCACGAGTAATG